The Candidatus Leptovillus gracilis genome window below encodes:
- a CDS encoding helix-turn-helix domain-containing protein: MNDTEDKTRLISLPEAAELYGFASNYLNELARKGRLQAQKVGDRWITTPQSVEDYIQSRRKKGVYREDIKLD; encoded by the coding sequence GTGAACGACACCGAAGACAAAACCCGCCTGATTTCCCTCCCCGAAGCTGCTGAACTGTATGGATTTGCTTCCAATTATTTGAACGAGCTTGCTAGAAAGGGGCGTTTACAAGCCCAAAAAGTTGGGGATCGGTGGATTACTACACCGCAGAGTGTGGAAGATTACATACAGAGTCGTCGTAAAAAAGGGGTTTATCGAGAAGACATCAAGCTAGATTGA
- a CDS encoding ParA family protein yields MNTRVIAVADNKGGVGKTTTAGVLADGLARMCRKHRQGANVLVVDLDPQGNQADFFGVRKDVLAEKLCVGNVLMEPGDLQRLQHNIISLDRVDEGLPRPNLYLLPASRNLEDVTQDLVVMTTMRTARRSGFSLDTVLADALGPLLGRFDFIVLDCPPKLDTLKRAVYNFADEVIVPIKADHVSLVGARQHTDDLYALQKEDSRRFKARVALVVPTMMSSRQVLATQVVEQMQAFYGRHLVSEPVPESVYVKEAPAAGGQTLFEYAPSSAPSRAYAEIVERVFNG; encoded by the coding sequence ATGAACACGAGAGTAATTGCAGTTGCTGACAATAAGGGTGGGGTGGGGAAGACCACAACGGCTGGCGTGCTGGCTGATGGATTGGCTCGGATGTGTCGCAAACATCGGCAAGGCGCTAATGTGCTTGTTGTCGATCTTGATCCCCAAGGTAATCAGGCTGACTTTTTTGGCGTGCGGAAAGATGTGCTGGCCGAAAAGTTATGCGTTGGTAATGTCTTGATGGAGCCGGGAGACCTTCAGCGTTTGCAGCATAATATCATTTCTTTAGATCGGGTGGATGAAGGATTGCCACGCCCGAATTTGTATTTGTTGCCAGCCAGTCGTAACCTGGAAGATGTGACTCAGGACCTTGTTGTGATGACAACCATGCGCACCGCCCGGCGCTCAGGTTTTAGCCTGGACACAGTATTGGCCGATGCGCTTGGCCCATTGTTGGGCCGTTTTGATTTTATCGTCTTAGATTGTCCGCCCAAGCTGGATACGCTTAAGCGGGCTGTTTATAATTTTGCCGATGAGGTGATCGTGCCGATCAAGGCGGATCATGTCAGCCTGGTGGGCGCCAGGCAGCACACTGATGATTTGTACGCCTTACAAAAAGAGGATTCACGCCGCTTTAAGGCCCGGGTTGCCCTTGTCGTTCCTACTATGATGTCCTCCCGGCAGGTGCTGGCCACACAGGTTGTGGAACAGATGCAAGCCTTTTATGGGCGGCATTTGGTTAGTGAGCCTGTGCCCGAAAGCGTCTATGTGAAGGAGGCGCCAGCGGCTGGCGGGCAAACGTTGTTTGAATATGCACCCAGTTCGGCCCCATCCAGAGCTTATGCAGAGATTGTAGAGAGAGTTTTCAATGGCTAG
- a CDS encoding ORF6C domain-containing protein, with translation MSEEKGLTVVEQKQVDFYEDEVLAVRTTDGSVYIPVRPICDLLGVDWSAQRRRINRDPVLSEEMKSVAVTTTDSYRTINREVLSLPLDYISGFLFGIDASRVKPELRERLIRYQRECYKVLAEAFQEGRLTTDPSFDDLLQQASSDVVEAYQIAQAIMKLARNQIMLDARLDDHGRTLADYGRRLETIEADMHQEDRYISEAQATQISQAVRTIAIAMGKKTGRNEFGATWGEFYRKFGIAKYRYLPISKFEEALAWLNEFYQSLTGETPF, from the coding sequence ATGTCAGAAGAAAAAGGTTTGACAGTTGTTGAGCAAAAACAAGTAGATTTTTACGAAGATGAAGTTCTGGCTGTCCGCACCACGGATGGCTCTGTTTATATCCCTGTACGCCCTATTTGCGATCTATTGGGCGTGGATTGGTCAGCCCAGCGCCGACGTATAAATCGTGATCCGGTATTAAGCGAAGAAATGAAGAGCGTGGCAGTTACCACCACCGATTCGTATCGCACGATCAACCGGGAAGTATTGAGTTTGCCTCTGGACTATATCAGTGGTTTTCTATTTGGAATTGATGCGAGCCGGGTCAAGCCTGAATTACGGGAACGATTGATTCGCTATCAGCGCGAATGTTACAAAGTGTTGGCCGAAGCGTTCCAAGAAGGCCGGCTGACTACCGACCCCAGCTTCGACGACTTGCTCCAGCAGGCCAGTAGTGACGTGGTGGAAGCGTACCAGATAGCGCAGGCGATAATGAAGCTGGCTCGCAATCAAATTATGCTGGATGCGCGACTGGACGACCATGGGCGCACGTTGGCAGATTACGGCCGTCGCCTCGAAACTATCGAAGCCGATATGCACCAGGAAGACCGGTATATCAGCGAAGCCCAGGCAACGCAAATTAGTCAGGCGGTCAGGACCATTGCCATCGCCATGGGTAAGAAAACAGGGCGGAATGAATTTGGCGCGACCTGGGGCGAATTCTACCGAAAATTTGGCATCGCTAAATACCGGTATCTGCCCATATCGAAGTTTGAAGAAGCCCTGGCCTGGCTGAATGAGTTCTATCAAAGCTTAACCGGTGAGACACCTTTTTAG
- a CDS encoding response regulator transcription factor translates to MIRKIRVVIIDDQEVARIGVRAALENDGQIEIVAEGATEAEALQLAREHHPDVVLLGLNTIKSEKPSGIVLSACNTIRGLVQTCQTNILVLSRYAHKVLVRAVIRAGASGFMLKDEAMNSCAVLTQAIVDIARKGKLLLSPALHEKLYPYGLALEDIPQLTERRIQIMQTVADNPQLTLAEVADLLNIAESTLRNNLSAISRALDTPNSSGAMIECLRLGLVRLDA, encoded by the coding sequence ATGATTCGAAAAATCCGGGTGGTGATCATTGATGACCAGGAAGTGGCGCGCATCGGGGTGCGAGCGGCCCTTGAAAACGACGGCCAGATTGAAATTGTGGCCGAAGGGGCGACGGAGGCCGAGGCGCTCCAACTGGCCCGTGAACATCATCCAGACGTTGTGCTGCTTGGCCTCAATACCATCAAGAGCGAGAAACCATCTGGCATAGTTTTGTCTGCCTGCAACACGATCCGGGGATTGGTGCAAACCTGCCAAACCAACATCCTCGTTCTGTCCCGGTATGCCCACAAAGTGCTGGTGCGGGCCGTGATACGCGCCGGTGCCAGCGGTTTTATGCTCAAAGATGAAGCGATGAATTCCTGTGCGGTATTGACGCAGGCGATTGTCGATATTGCCCGCAAAGGGAAGCTGCTTTTGAGTCCGGCGCTTCACGAGAAATTATACCCGTATGGGTTGGCGCTGGAGGACATACCCCAACTAACAGAACGGCGCATTCAAATCATGCAGACGGTAGCCGATAACCCCCAACTAACATTGGCCGAGGTTGCTGATCTGTTAAACATTGCCGAATCCACCCTGCGCAACAACCTGAGCGCAATCTCCCGTGCCCTGGATACACCCAATTCAAGCGGCGCGATGATTGAGTGCCTGCGATTGGGATTGGTACGGCTGGACGCATGA
- a CDS encoding ClbS/DfsB family four-helix bundle protein, producing the protein MDEKQQILTALREELSRWEIMLSGLSEEQIIKRQLPSELSIKDVIGHLRAWHQVSIARLEAAQHNHEPAYPDWLGGLDPESEEYIEQFNARIHEIYRQQPWSQVHQDWQEGFLRLLTLGEAIPEKDLFDTEKYPWLKGYALVDVLQGSYEHHHIDHLEPILAWFRQQGT; encoded by the coding sequence ATGGACGAAAAACAACAAATCCTGACGGCCCTGCGTGAGGAATTGAGTCGTTGGGAAATCATGCTATCTGGCCTGAGCGAAGAACAGATCATCAAACGACAACTTCCTTCTGAGTTATCTATCAAAGATGTCATCGGCCACTTGAGAGCATGGCACCAAGTCTCCATCGCTCGTCTGGAAGCGGCTCAACACAACCATGAACCAGCCTATCCTGATTGGCTGGGTGGGTTAGACCCTGAATCAGAGGAGTATATAGAGCAGTTTAACGCTCGCATTCATGAAATCTACCGCCAACAGCCCTGGTCACAGGTGCATCAAGATTGGCAAGAAGGTTTTCTCCGACTCCTGACGTTAGGCGAGGCGATCCCGGAGAAAGACCTGTTCGACACGGAGAAATATCCCTGGCTGAAAGGTTACGCACTCGTTGACGTGTTGCAAGGTTCCTACGAACATCACCACATTGATCACCTTGAACCCATCCTTGCCTGGTTTCGTCAACAGGGAACGTGA
- a CDS encoding cold shock domain-containing protein — protein MGQILGKDGAETDADGDDSQRLTGVVKWFSRLKGYGFIASDDGSEVFVHYSAIKGDGYRDLSEGDKVSYLVVDRGKGPQADDVKVLHRA, from the coding sequence ATGGGACAAATATTAGGGAAGGACGGTGCGGAGACTGACGCCGATGGCGATGACAGCCAGCGGTTAACGGGAGTAGTGAAATGGTTCAGCCGGTTGAAAGGTTATGGGTTTATCGCGTCGGATGACGGGAGCGAGGTGTTTGTGCATTACTCGGCCATTAAGGGGGATGGATACCGGGATCTGTCCGAAGGTGATAAGGTGTCATATCTGGTTGTGGACAGAGGCAAAGGACCGCAGGCGGATGACGTAAAGGTGTTGCACCGAGCGTGA
- a CDS encoding DUF11 domain-containing protein — protein sequence MKNQRLFWFIFLLLVFLLPVLLFMLLDVAQGEGDPVGFVVTGSGQRYTENIPIINIRDFGYQPAQIPPGTPSSLQQVQGRPFILQPSSFQSGGGSDPHNPYAVIRKTAPAFIQPGGKVRYEITLANYESVTYTYRLTDTLPPQLTYVADSASDLVYDPAARTLSWQGELSPGNLDYVIEENSPALPYLDLAAFGAVNLCDEFVARGESCDDASVTINLGVNGYTTNLYGEVLSQLTVSANGLVLANGAAAGGHNLWLPDAAAPGLLLAGLWRDVDMGGGDTAPNGRFHAAIISGLVQGYDIFYAQWHDAPHVNDPDLTARHGIAILLNKDADLPAAAHVFFIYDNFSDPAQTVAQGYTIGIADKLGARGVTYAYAPCCGDSHPPQGYPLTAGTTLHLRPVLFGAANDYRRTFSYEAIVNAQVPETITSTAVAVSSSGNPALAHAWSTHYLYVRWQTYLPFLRHDAVAAP from the coding sequence GTGAAAAATCAACGACTGTTCTGGTTCATATTTTTATTGCTTGTTTTCCTGTTGCCAGTTCTCCTTTTCATGCTGCTGGATGTGGCTCAAGGTGAAGGCGACCCTGTTGGCTTTGTCGTTACTGGCTCTGGGCAGCGGTATACAGAAAACATTCCCATCATTAACATCCGCGACTTCGGCTACCAACCAGCACAAATACCACCCGGTACCCCTTCATCCCTTCAACAAGTTCAGGGCAGGCCCTTCATCCTTCAACCTTCATCCTTTCAGTCGGGTGGGGGGAGTGATCCCCATAACCCGTATGCCGTGATTCGCAAAACAGCCCCCGCTTTTATTCAGCCCGGTGGTAAAGTCCGGTACGAGATCACGCTGGCCAACTACGAAAGCGTGACCTACACCTACCGGCTGACAGACACCCTGCCGCCGCAGTTGACCTACGTGGCAGATTCGGCCAGCGATTTGGTCTACGACCCGGCCGCCCGTACCCTGAGCTGGCAAGGCGAATTGTCACCCGGTAATCTGGACTACGTCATCGAGGAAAACAGCCCGGCGCTGCCTTATCTGGACCTGGCCGCCTTCGGCGCGGTGAATTTGTGCGACGAGTTCGTCGCCCGGGGTGAATCTTGTGATGACGCCAGCGTGACTATCAATCTGGGGGTCAATGGCTACACCACCAACCTGTACGGCGAAGTGTTGAGCCAGCTCACGGTGTCGGCCAATGGCCTGGTTTTGGCGAATGGCGCTGCTGCCGGCGGTCACAACCTGTGGCTGCCGGATGCGGCCGCGCCGGGTTTGCTCCTGGCGGGCTTGTGGCGTGACGTGGACATGGGCGGCGGTGATACCGCGCCAAACGGCCGTTTCCATGCAGCCATCATCAGCGGTCTGGTGCAGGGATACGACATTTTTTACGCCCAATGGCACGATGCGCCCCACGTTAATGATCCCGATCTGACTGCCCGCCACGGCATCGCCATTCTGCTAAACAAGGATGCCGATCTTCCAGCAGCCGCCCACGTATTCTTCATCTACGACAACTTCTCCGACCCGGCGCAAACGGTGGCCCAGGGCTACACCATCGGCATCGCGGACAAGTTGGGCGCGCGCGGCGTCACTTACGCCTACGCTCCGTGCTGCGGCGATTCCCATCCGCCGCAGGGCTACCCGCTGACGGCCGGGACGACGCTGCATCTGCGACCGGTCCTGTTTGGCGCGGCCAACGATTATCGGCGTACCTTCAGTTACGAAGCCATTGTCAACGCGCAAGTACCGGAAACCATCACCAGCACGGCCGTTGCCGTCAGCAGTTCGGGCAACCCGGCGCTGGCGCATGCCTGGTCTACCCACTATCTCTATGTGCGCTGGCAGACTTACCTCCCCTTCTTGCGCCATGATGCGGTGGCTGCCCCATGA
- a CDS encoding M23 family metallopeptidase, producing the protein MKQQPVLRGDSRRPLSKRPLLLSLSLLVLSGLGCGVIGFIENPASLTGPSYWAAETGTPVPTVTVFLGTSTPVYADTPVPNLITTTPEWTTVTPIFPSTPTPYWVTTTPLYITETPEAPVTTTPGLPQIGFTTPEPLETPYYRIGDFYMNSDVYVGGPNGLVFRITGHETQPSPRHDQAVYHFITIRVTNYTAEETIAPVSDVFFIRRVQQGEALLVGRWAPQNEPLIARSLPAYETQQLVPIPPDGARDFVLGFVTPNGDVRELGLITDWNRPVEGGLPVWFYLENDPLGPFTDAYKPPPPTPIVLDDGGSQGSPGVPGSGGGMWPTTGFITRGFGCHELYTGIDGTGFGCPPERQWFHNGVDIANTQGTLIWSPVDGTIAYAGPNSAGPDCSHIPGSQPPHEGLGNYQRVNGADTLHYFGHLSDFLAISGSVVAGQIVAEMGSTGCSTGSHLHWIVYQNGNLIDPAQWAGPGPNP; encoded by the coding sequence ATGAAACAGCAACCTGTGTTGCGCGGGGATAGCAGGCGACCCTTGTCGAAACGGCCGTTGCTCCTCTCCCTCAGCCTGCTTGTTTTGTCCGGCCTGGGCTGTGGCGTTATCGGTTTCATCGAAAATCCGGCGAGCCTGACCGGCCCCAGCTATTGGGCGGCGGAAACAGGTACACCCGTGCCCACCGTTACCGTCTTTTTGGGGACCTCTACGCCGGTCTATGCTGATACGCCCGTGCCCAACCTGATCACCACCACGCCCGAATGGACGACGGTGACGCCGATTTTCCCGAGCACGCCCACGCCTTATTGGGTGACGACAACGCCTCTCTACATTACGGAGACGCCTGAAGCGCCGGTAACGACCACGCCCGGCCTGCCCCAGATCGGCTTTACCACACCGGAACCGTTGGAGACGCCCTATTACCGCATCGGCGACTTCTACATGAACAGCGATGTGTACGTGGGCGGCCCCAATGGCCTGGTCTTTCGCATTACCGGACACGAGACGCAGCCCAGCCCGCGCCACGACCAGGCCGTCTACCATTTCATCACCATCCGCGTGACCAACTACACCGCCGAGGAAACCATCGCGCCCGTCTCGGACGTGTTCTTCATCCGCCGCGTCCAGCAGGGCGAGGCGCTATTGGTCGGGCGCTGGGCGCCGCAAAACGAACCGCTCATTGCTCGCAGCCTGCCCGCCTACGAAACACAGCAGTTGGTTCCCATCCCCCCAGACGGCGCACGAGATTTCGTTCTGGGTTTTGTCACCCCCAATGGCGATGTGCGCGAACTGGGCCTTATCACCGATTGGAACCGGCCGGTTGAAGGTGGCCTGCCTGTCTGGTTCTATCTGGAAAACGACCCGTTGGGGCCATTTACCGACGCTTACAAACCGCCACCGCCCACGCCCATTGTCCTGGACGATGGCGGTTCACAGGGCAGCCCTGGCGTTCCAGGGAGCGGGGGTGGCATGTGGCCGACCACCGGCTTCATCACCCGCGGGTTTGGCTGTCACGAACTGTATACCGGCATTGACGGTACCGGCTTTGGTTGTCCGCCGGAACGGCAATGGTTCCACAATGGCGTGGACATCGCCAATACCCAGGGCACGCTCATCTGGTCGCCGGTGGATGGCACAATCGCCTATGCCGGTCCCAACAGCGCTGGCCCGGATTGCTCCCATATCCCCGGTTCGCAGCCGCCCCACGAAGGGCTGGGCAACTACCAGCGCGTCAATGGCGCGGACACATTGCACTATTTTGGTCACCTGAGCGACTTTTTAGCCATTTCCGGCAGCGTCGTGGCGGGACAAATTGTGGCGGAGATGGGCAGCACCGGCTGCTCCACCGGGTCCCATCTCCACTGGATTGTGTACCAAAACGGCAACCTGATAGACCCGGCCCAGTGGGCCGGACCAGGACCGAATCCATAG
- a CDS encoding bifunctional DNA primase/polymerase, with translation MSPVNVVALRLIKSGLHPVLVGSEGDDLKRPLLKGWQTAVYTTADVSIWPPRNNIGIRCGLQRDGRALIVFDFDEEARRNLPAWCEQMSGGETPLGLRQPLVSVTSGRGCHVYFYTIEAHPGRTLAGRYDPMPDAPHDRKRLVRFIETLGNGRQVVSAGSRYPGGQRYRFSRGTRYEDVPTLTTEQVQALVALSRRFDERPTQPERRPAAWPRRLNGEFSGVQNCLDYARRTIGASKQVGRNGDIRFLGQGGLLVTGDGCGWYSFGNETGGGLAERITWHQGQVGEGAC, from the coding sequence ATGTCTCCGGTTAATGTGGTAGCTTTGCGTCTCATCAAGTCAGGTCTGCACCCGGTTCTCGTGGGCAGCGAAGGAGATGACCTGAAACGGCCGTTGCTGAAAGGCTGGCAAACGGCCGTTTACACAACGGCAGACGTCAGCATATGGCCGCCTCGCAACAACATCGGCATTCGCTGCGGGTTGCAGCGAGACGGTCGTGCTTTGATCGTGTTCGATTTCGACGAAGAAGCCCGGCGTAACCTCCCTGCCTGGTGTGAGCAGATGAGCGGTGGAGAAACTCCACTTGGGCTGCGCCAGCCGCTGGTCAGTGTCACCAGTGGGCGTGGCTGCCACGTCTACTTCTACACCATAGAGGCCCATCCTGGTCGCACATTGGCCGGACGTTATGACCCAATGCCGGACGCGCCCCACGACCGTAAACGGCTGGTCAGATTCATTGAGACATTGGGAAACGGCCGTCAGGTTGTCTCGGCCGGCAGTCGATACCCCGGCGGCCAACGCTACCGGTTTAGCCGCGGGACTCGTTATGAAGATGTTCCCACCTTGACGACAGAGCAGGTCCAGGCATTGGTGGCCCTCAGTAGAAGGTTTGACGAGCGGCCGACGCAGCCGGAACGCCGCCCGGCGGCGTGGCCGAGGAGACTCAATGGAGAGTTTAGCGGCGTACAAAACTGCCTGGATTATGCCCGCCGTACCATCGGCGCCTCCAAACAGGTGGGAAGAAACGGCGACATCCGGTTTCTGGGGCAGGGTGGACTGTTGGTAACGGGCGACGGCTGTGGCTGGTATTCGTTCGGTAACGAGACTGGCGGCGGCCTGGCCGAACGGATCACCTGGCATCAAGGGCAGGTGGGGGAGGGGGCATGTTAG